The following are from one region of the Phormidium sp. PBR-2020 genome:
- a CDS encoding response regulator — protein MKILLVEDDEYLAQLLNQYLSDRNYIVDVAVDGESGLNYARTFDYDVLVLDVVLPKLDGITLCKTLRSEHYQMPVLLLTALDNSRDKVLGLDAGADDYVVKPVGLEELLARIRALVRRGRYSRPPILTWGPLQLDPATCEVTYDSRPLSLTPKEYALLELFLRSPTQVFSREVIIEHLWSLEEPPTENTLRAHIKGLRTKLKAVDAPPTLIETIYGVGYRLQDYEDAPSPAKTGRESSNNTTLNAIQALWQRIKPNVLKRVDLLEEGISALAAHDESLQGTARQEAHKLAGSLGTFGYHYGSSLARNIEEMLLQERNFSQSQIDQLQRWLVELRQQFQRHPTAAMPEPPTLPDPEQRRLLIVDDDRLLAEQIAEEAETWGMDVKIATTVQEARPAIVTYSPGLILLDLNFPEPGEDGLMLLEELARNRPEIPVVVLTVRDSFQDRLSVSRLGSQAFLQKPLPMPQIMEVAMEVIQRSHTAAKVLIVDDDPQELQGLTTLLSPWGLELETLDDPRDFWQALETFMPDLLVLDFEMPHYSGIELCQVVRNEPQWRKLPILFLTAHTDSATVDRIFQAGADDYVSKPISGPELISRLFNRLERTKLLQNLAELDPLTGLANRRKSSYDIANLLRIALRHDRPVSFAMLDLDHFKPVNDTYGHATGDLVLHRFGEMLRESFRADDVVGRWGGEEFVVVMAETDAASAVDRLSRLLQQWRSHEFLLDDEVCLQVTFSAGVAQFPRDGDDLPTLYRRADQALYRAKEAGRGRVCSCDPKTDC, from the coding sequence GTGAAAATCCTTTTAGTTGAAGACGACGAATATCTGGCTCAACTGCTCAATCAATACTTGAGCGATCGCAATTACATCGTCGATGTCGCTGTTGACGGAGAGAGTGGCTTGAACTATGCCCGCACCTTCGATTATGACGTGCTGGTTTTAGATGTTGTGCTGCCAAAACTTGATGGAATCACACTTTGTAAAACCTTGCGCTCAGAACACTATCAAATGCCAGTGTTGTTGTTAACTGCCCTCGATAACAGTCGCGATAAAGTTTTGGGCTTAGATGCGGGGGCCGATGATTATGTGGTGAAACCCGTCGGTTTAGAAGAACTGTTGGCCCGGATTCGCGCCTTAGTGCGACGGGGACGCTATTCTCGTCCTCCCATTTTGACCTGGGGACCCCTGCAACTGGACCCGGCCACCTGCGAGGTCACCTATGACAGCCGTCCGTTGTCCCTAACCCCCAAAGAATACGCCCTGTTAGAACTGTTCTTGCGATCGCCGACTCAGGTCTTCTCACGGGAAGTCATCATCGAGCATCTCTGGTCCCTAGAAGAACCTCCCACAGAAAACACCCTGCGGGCCCATATTAAGGGCCTACGCACCAAACTTAAAGCCGTTGATGCCCCTCCAACCCTCATCGAAACCATCTATGGGGTGGGTTACCGTCTCCAAGACTATGAAGATGCCCCCAGTCCAGCCAAAACGGGACGGGAGAGCAGCAACAACACCACCCTAAACGCCATCCAAGCTCTCTGGCAACGGATTAAACCCAATGTCCTCAAACGAGTTGACCTGCTCGAAGAAGGCATTTCTGCCCTGGCGGCCCATGATGAAAGCCTCCAGGGGACGGCCCGTCAAGAAGCCCATAAACTGGCCGGTTCCCTGGGCACGTTTGGTTACCACTATGGCTCCAGCTTAGCCCGGAACATTGAGGAGATGTTGCTGCAAGAACGAAACTTTAGCCAGTCTCAAATTGATCAACTCCAACGGTGGCTGGTGGAACTACGTCAACAGTTTCAACGCCATCCCACGGCGGCGATGCCGGAACCTCCCACCCTTCCGGACCCTGAACAACGGCGTTTATTAATTGTCGATGACGATCGCCTCCTAGCTGAACAAATTGCCGAGGAAGCGGAAACCTGGGGCATGGATGTCAAAATTGCCACTACGGTGCAAGAGGCCCGTCCGGCGATTGTTACCTATTCGCCGGGATTGATTCTCTTGGATCTCAATTTCCCAGAACCGGGAGAAGATGGCTTAATGCTTCTCGAAGAACTGGCCCGCAATCGCCCGGAAATCCCCGTGGTGGTACTGACGGTGCGGGATAGCTTCCAAGATCGCCTGTCGGTGTCTCGTCTGGGGAGTCAGGCCTTTCTGCAAAAACCCCTACCCATGCCACAAATTATGGAGGTGGCGATGGAGGTGATTCAGCGATCGCACACGGCGGCAAAAGTCCTGATTGTCGACGACGATCCCCAAGAACTGCAAGGACTCACAACCCTCCTGAGTCCCTGGGGCCTGGAACTCGAAACCTTAGATGACCCGCGCGACTTTTGGCAGGCCCTAGAAACCTTTATGCCGGACTTACTGGTATTGGATTTTGAAATGCCCCATTACAGTGGCATTGAACTCTGTCAGGTGGTGCGCAATGAACCCCAATGGCGGAAACTGCCGATTTTATTTTTGACGGCCCATACGGACTCGGCTACGGTGGATCGGATTTTTCAGGCGGGGGCTGATGATTATGTCAGTAAGCCGATTTCGGGGCCGGAATTGATTTCGCGCCTGTTTAATCGCCTTGAGCGCACTAAACTCTTGCAAAACTTGGCGGAACTCGATCCGTTGACGGGCCTGGCCAATCGCCGCAAGTCCAGTTATGACATTGCCAATTTATTACGCATTGCCCTACGGCACGACCGTCCCGTGAGTTTCGCCATGTTAGACCTGGATCACTTTAAACCCGTTAATGATACCTATGGTCATGCCACCGGGGATTTGGTCTTGCACCGCTTCGGGGAAATGTTGCGCGAATCGTTCCGGGCCGATGATGTGGTAGGCCGTTGGGGGGGTGAGGAATTTGTAGTGGTCATGGCTGAGACAGATGCAGCCAGTGCGGTTGACCGGTTGTCGCGGTTGTTGCAGCAATGGCGATCGCATGAGTTTCTCTTAGATGATGAGGTCTGTTTGCAGGTCACCTTTAGTGCTGGGGTAGCTCAGTTCCCACGAGATGGGGATGATTTACCCACTCTCTATCGTCGTGCAGATCAGGCCCTCTATCGGGCTAAAGAAGCGGGACGAGGTCGGGTCTGCTCCTGTGATCCGAAGACGGACTGTTGA
- a CDS encoding response regulator: MKTRCILIIDDEEDIREVTQLTLELEGGWQVLAASSGSEGVNLARFHHPDAILLDVMMPEIDGLMTAKILQNFPDTQPIPVLLLTAKGATEVMDKFQDLGITATISKPFDPLQLVPQIKQLLAWEE; encoded by the coding sequence ATGAAGACTCGGTGTATTTTAATTATTGATGACGAAGAAGATATCCGAGAGGTCACCCAACTGACCTTAGAACTCGAAGGAGGTTGGCAGGTGTTAGCCGCCAGTTCTGGCTCAGAAGGGGTGAATCTTGCCCGTTTTCACCATCCAGACGCCATTTTACTCGATGTGATGATGCCGGAAATAGATGGATTGATGACGGCTAAGATATTACAGAATTTTCCAGATACTCAACCCATTCCCGTCTTACTGCTGACCGCGAAGGGGGCGACTGAGGTGATGGATAAATTTCAAGATCTCGGAATTACTGCCACCATTTCTAAACCCTTTGACCCATTGCAGCTTGTTCCCCAAATTAAGCAGCTTTTAGCTTGGGAAGAATAG
- a CDS encoding PAS domain S-box protein: protein MTLDAAVLSTLIARLKRLEQQQKLHQAVVDKLPIAYLYLDRNGTIHFASQEALRQLNCQAEDCYGKSLLSWLSAQDGDRLLGELEHLDLSRDDDSPPFPQQLHVPGRGGQRLRATLSPLPVSSNSSPMILMRWESVASHSPPIELSDRALEVSLNHDERRNRLHQIAVQIRAMIFDYVLYADGHDSIPYVSANCTDIFEISAQQIQEDSSRLWRLMDEADVPFAQQSIAHSAKTLSPWNFEWCINLPSGRRKWLQGLSYPYRHADGRVIWNGMIFEITDRKQAEDDLYDLAQRLLTIIETVEEGITLSDDADNFGLFNAKMAEITGYSGTEAQESESFLAQLYPDPEAFAEAADRLVEVREKGCLRNLETIIRAKDGSPRTLLVSTTYLPLAERNCYLSAYRDITQRQQAYEQLRQSQQFIEAIANASPQILYTINAQTLRINSVNGQVQSILGYSPEDLAGKAFEEWQSLCHPEDIPTLHAYFASWETLADGEISECQYRLRHADQSYRWLRSRDVVFKRDDQGTVQQILGTASDITEHQFAAASLRASEAALRASQERLNGILSSLDDAVWSMCPQTMQLLYISPSAEKLYGRSAEKLAQMKNPWMRNIHPGDRAAFVRQWRHLKTQGSVDIEYRILLRVNSGEEDPKAKRGRRQNREERWLRLRARLVQDEQGVPLRIDGISSDITELKETEIALRASEERFRSLVANVPGVIYRVLPNRGWTTLFVSDAIEEITGYSAQTFLEDAGLWSKIIYREDLPRITQLINQAITRRQPYAFECRILCADGDIRWIYERGQGMWDQWGNLLYLDGAIVDLTDRKRNEEILQRQAQRDRLLTTLSQRIRESLNLDEILDRTVREVRHSLKADRVFIVRLEGPSSSQVVSEAVISPYQQTLGLNFYETQLPEHCYQAYAEGQSRVMIDPHLDCEHGTCIGQLGLMQVRSQMVVPILHPSAMGASLWGLLIAHQCSYPRHWLDWEVDMLGQLADQVSIAIGQANLYTQVQQSETRLRAMFEQAAVGMAILDAQGQICQQNQTLSQILGHQLPMLRFETLEPEAVLQEQEWEECYQRADGSLVWVQLNLSSFPEQGELGGCFLAIVQDISDRKRAELRLQQQLNFETALARFSSSLTTNDAVDWNSLLGLIGRSLHGSRVHLNRFDWLARTSSWMAEWVDEQTPSFLEQAQGISIDDLPWWLEQLQQNQDVAIAHLGEFPPQAQAERRLLDESGETSVLDVPIWSRQRELWGCLGVSILHGTPRDWSDEEARLLRVVGEIIYNYCDRRRVEQALRDSEERFRVTFEQAAVGLAQLDFQGNFLRVNHRYCTLLGYEPEELLQLNIRDILGHDDWVDSLESLQQMQSGKLETCSKEKQQRRRDGSRRWAQVTGQVVFEGSQPKYIICAAADIHDRKQYQSALERLRHRYELILNAAGEGICEINLRQQIAFCNPTAAKMLGSDHVAQIIGLSIHEIIEPLLAANRESLESPSWQDVWQSQVSELQLSAAAGTPPSIHQAQFRRLDGGTFPVDYICTPIVLNGQHLGAVLTFNDISDRLAIERLKNEFLSMVSHELRTPLTPMQVALGLLDSGKLGPLSKKAQHLVSIALSNTNRLRRLIDDLLDFQRLESGRVQLNCQQHRLLDLLQQSLETMRAMADPDQIRLELAPLSKTLAKLQLWVDGDLLIQVLTNLLSNAIKFSPVGGVVTLAVEAWPDSEEICIRVGDRGRGIPVNCLELIFDPFHQVDASDSRQKGGTGLGLTICRRIVEQHQGRIWAENRPDGGTQISLTLPWQG, encoded by the coding sequence ATGACTCTTGATGCTGCCGTCTTATCAACACTGATTGCTCGCTTGAAACGATTGGAGCAACAGCAGAAACTTCATCAAGCGGTGGTAGATAAGTTACCCATTGCCTATTTATATCTTGACCGCAATGGAACGATTCACTTTGCCAGCCAAGAGGCGTTGCGACAGCTCAATTGTCAGGCAGAGGACTGTTATGGCAAATCTCTCTTATCCTGGTTATCGGCCCAGGATGGCGATCGCCTCTTAGGAGAATTAGAGCACCTGGATCTCAGCCGTGATGACGATTCCCCTCCCTTTCCCCAGCAGCTTCACGTCCCCGGACGGGGGGGGCAACGCCTGAGAGCCACTCTCTCGCCCCTTCCCGTCAGCTCCAACAGCAGCCCCATGATTTTAATGCGGTGGGAGTCAGTTGCCAGCCACTCCCCTCCCATAGAGTTGAGCGATCGCGCCCTGGAGGTATCTCTTAATCACGATGAACGCCGCAATCGCCTGCACCAAATCGCGGTTCAGATCCGGGCCATGATTTTTGACTATGTGCTGTATGCCGATGGTCACGACAGCATCCCCTATGTCAGTGCCAACTGCACAGACATTTTTGAGATCTCCGCTCAGCAAATTCAAGAGGATAGTAGCCGTCTCTGGCGGCTGATGGATGAGGCCGATGTTCCCTTCGCCCAACAGTCGATCGCCCATTCCGCCAAAACCCTCAGCCCCTGGAACTTTGAATGGTGTATCAATCTCCCCTCGGGGCGCAGAAAATGGCTTCAGGGGCTTTCCTATCCCTATCGTCATGCCGATGGCCGGGTGATTTGGAATGGCATGATCTTCGAGATTACCGATCGCAAACAGGCCGAAGATGACCTCTATGACTTAGCACAGCGACTCCTAACCATTATCGAAACCGTCGAAGAAGGCATTACCCTCAGCGATGATGCCGATAACTTTGGGCTGTTCAATGCCAAAATGGCGGAAATCACCGGCTACAGTGGCACAGAAGCCCAGGAAAGTGAAAGCTTTTTAGCACAACTCTACCCTGACCCAGAAGCCTTTGCTGAAGCCGCTGATCGCCTGGTGGAGGTTCGGGAAAAAGGCTGTTTGCGTAACTTAGAAACCATCATCCGAGCCAAAGATGGTAGTCCTCGCACCCTACTGGTCTCCACCACCTATTTACCCCTGGCCGAACGCAATTGCTATCTGAGTGCCTACCGAGACATTACCCAGCGACAACAGGCTTACGAACAATTGCGTCAGAGTCAGCAATTCATCGAAGCCATCGCCAACGCCTCCCCCCAAATTCTCTACACCATCAATGCCCAAACCCTACGCATCAACTCCGTCAACGGGCAAGTACAATCGATTTTAGGCTATTCCCCCGAGGACTTAGCCGGAAAAGCGTTTGAGGAATGGCAATCCTTGTGTCATCCCGAGGATATCCCAACCCTGCACGCCTATTTTGCCTCCTGGGAGACCTTAGCCGACGGCGAGATTTCAGAATGTCAGTATCGCTTACGACACGCCGATCAGAGTTACCGCTGGCTGCGATCGCGCGACGTCGTCTTTAAGCGAGACGACCAGGGAACCGTGCAACAGATTCTCGGCACCGCCAGCGACATTACCGAACACCAATTCGCCGCCGCCTCCCTGCGGGCCAGCGAAGCCGCCTTACGAGCGAGTCAGGAACGGCTCAACGGCATTCTCTCCTCCCTTGATGATGCCGTGTGGTCCATGTGTCCCCAGACCATGCAACTACTCTATATCAGTCCCTCCGCCGAGAAACTCTATGGTCGCTCTGCCGAGAAACTGGCCCAGATGAAAAATCCCTGGATGCGTAACATTCATCCGGGCGATCGCGCCGCCTTTGTCCGCCAATGGCGACATCTGAAAACCCAAGGCAGCGTTGATATTGAATATCGCATTCTACTCCGGGTCAACAGCGGCGAGGAGGACCCCAAAGCTAAACGAGGACGACGACAAAATCGGGAAGAACGTTGGCTACGATTGCGAGCGCGGCTGGTACAGGATGAGCAGGGAGTTCCCTTACGCATTGATGGCATCAGTAGTGATATCACCGAGTTAAAAGAAACTGAAATTGCCCTGCGAGCCAGTGAAGAGCGGTTTCGGTCTCTGGTGGCCAATGTGCCGGGGGTCATTTACCGGGTGTTACCCAATCGCGGTTGGACGACCCTATTTGTCAGTGATGCCATCGAAGAGATCACCGGCTACTCGGCCCAAACCTTTCTTGAGGATGCCGGTTTATGGTCGAAAATTATCTATCGCGAGGATTTACCCCGGATTACTCAGCTCATCAACCAGGCCATCACTCGGCGACAACCCTATGCCTTTGAATGTCGAATTCTCTGTGCTGACGGTGACATTCGCTGGATTTATGAGCGAGGCCAGGGAATGTGGGATCAATGGGGGAACCTCCTCTACCTCGATGGGGCGATCGTGGATTTGACCGATCGCAAGCGCAATGAAGAAATTCTGCAACGTCAGGCCCAACGCGATCGCCTCTTAACCACCCTCAGTCAGCGCATTCGTGAATCCCTGAATCTCGACGAGATTTTAGATCGTACCGTCCGGGAAGTGCGCCATTCCCTCAAAGCCGATCGCGTCTTCATTGTTCGTTTAGAGGGGCCGAGTAGCAGTCAGGTGGTCAGTGAAGCCGTGATATCCCCCTATCAGCAAACCCTGGGGCTGAATTTTTATGAAACCCAACTCCCAGAGCACTGTTATCAAGCCTATGCTGAGGGACAATCTCGGGTCATGATAGACCCCCACCTCGACTGTGAGCATGGAACTTGTATTGGCCAGTTGGGCCTGATGCAAGTTCGCTCTCAGATGGTGGTTCCGATTTTGCATCCCTCAGCTATGGGAGCCAGTCTCTGGGGATTGTTAATTGCCCATCAATGTTCCTATCCACGCCATTGGCTCGATTGGGAAGTGGATATGTTAGGCCAACTAGCAGACCAGGTCAGTATTGCCATTGGTCAGGCTAATCTCTATACCCAGGTTCAACAAAGTGAAACTCGCTTGCGGGCGATGTTTGAGCAAGCAGCAGTGGGGATGGCGATTTTGGATGCCCAGGGGCAGATTTGTCAGCAAAATCAGACCCTCAGCCAGATTTTAGGGCATCAATTGCCCATGCTTAGGTTTGAGACCCTCGAACCTGAGGCAGTGTTACAGGAACAGGAATGGGAAGAATGTTATCAACGGGCCGATGGCTCTTTGGTTTGGGTGCAGTTGAATCTCTCCTCATTTCCCGAGCAGGGAGAGTTAGGAGGCTGTTTTCTGGCAATTGTGCAGGATATCAGCGATCGCAAGCGGGCTGAGTTACGGCTACAACAACAGTTAAACTTTGAAACGGCCCTAGCTCGGTTTTCTAGTAGCCTCACCACCAATGATGCGGTGGATTGGAATAGTTTATTGGGCTTGATTGGGCGATCGCTCCATGGGAGTCGTGTGCATCTCAACCGCTTTGATTGGCTGGCCCGCACCAGTTCCTGGATGGCGGAATGGGTCGATGAGCAGACACCGTCGTTTTTAGAGCAGGCTCAAGGGATTTCTATCGATGATCTGCCCTGGTGGCTTGAGCAACTGCAACAAAATCAAGATGTGGCGATCGCCCATTTGGGAGAGTTCCCCCCACAGGCCCAGGCCGAACGTCGCCTCTTGGACGAGAGTGGCGAAACCTCCGTCTTGGACGTTCCCATTTGGAGCCGTCAGCGAGAACTTTGGGGCTGTTTGGGGGTCAGTATTTTGCATGGAACCCCTCGCGATTGGTCCGATGAAGAAGCCCGGTTGTTGCGGGTGGTGGGGGAGATTATCTACAACTACTGCGATCGCCGTCGGGTAGAACAGGCCTTACGAGATAGTGAAGAACGCTTCCGAGTCACCTTTGAACAGGCCGCAGTTGGCTTAGCTCAATTAGACTTTCAGGGCAATTTTCTACGAGTGAACCATCGCTACTGTACCCTGCTCGGCTATGAACCCGAGGAACTGTTACAACTGAATATCCGGGATATCCTCGGTCACGATGACTGGGTCGACTCCTTAGAGAGCCTGCAACAGATGCAGTCAGGTAAGCTGGAGACCTGTTCTAAGGAGAAACAGCAACGGCGACGAGATGGGTCCCGGCGCTGGGCCCAGGTGACGGGTCAAGTGGTTTTTGAGGGGAGCCAGCCCAAGTATATTATCTGTGCGGCGGCGGATATCCATGATCGCAAACAGTATCAGTCGGCGTTAGAACGGTTGCGTCACCGCTATGAGTTAATTTTGAATGCCGCTGGGGAAGGGATTTGTGAGATTAACTTACGGCAACAGATTGCCTTTTGTAATCCGACGGCGGCTAAAATGCTGGGAAGCGATCATGTGGCTCAGATTATTGGCTTATCCATCCACGAGATTATTGAACCGTTGCTGGCAGCCAATCGGGAATCCCTGGAAAGCCCCTCCTGGCAGGATGTCTGGCAAAGTCAGGTCTCGGAACTGCAACTGTCGGCGGCGGCGGGAACGCCTCCCTCGATTCACCAGGCTCAGTTTCGCCGCCTGGATGGGGGAACCTTCCCCGTTGATTATATCTGTACTCCGATTGTCTTAAATGGACAACATCTCGGAGCCGTGTTGACCTTTAACGATATCAGCGATCGCCTGGCGATCGAGAGGCTTAAAAATGAGTTTCTCTCTATGGTCAGTCATGAGTTGAGAACTCCCCTAACTCCCATGCAAGTCGCCCTAGGACTCCTCGATAGTGGCAAGTTAGGGCCCCTATCGAAGAAAGCCCAGCATTTAGTCTCGATTGCGTTAAGTAATACTAATCGCCTACGCCGCTTGATTGATGATTTGTTGGACTTCCAACGCCTGGAATCAGGACGGGTGCAGTTGAATTGCCAACAGCATCGTCTGCTGGATTTATTGCAACAGAGCCTGGAAACCATGCGGGCCATGGCTGACCCCGACCAGATCCGCCTGGAACTGGCTCCCCTCAGTAAGACCCTAGCAAAGCTTCAGCTTTGGGTGGACGGTGATTTACTGATTCAGGTCTTGACAAATTTACTGAGTAATGCTATAAAGTTTTCTCCAGTGGGTGGCGTGGTGACCTTAGCGGTAGAAGCTTGGCCCGACTCGGAAGAGATTTGTATCCGGGTTGGCGATCGCGGTCGAGGCATTCCGGTTAACTGTCTCGAACTCATCTTTGACCCCTTCCATCAAGTGGATGCCTCAGATTCGCGTCAGAAAGGAGGAACCGGCTTAGGCCTGACCATCTGCCGCCGCATTGTCGAACAGCACCAAGGACGCATCTGGGCCGAAAATCGCCCAGATGGCGGGACGCAAATTTCCCTGACACTGCCCTGGCAAGGGTGA
- the fabI gene encoding enoyl-ACP reductase FabI, with amino-acid sequence MLDLTGKKALVTGIANNRSIAWGIAQQLHQAGAELAITYLPDDRGRQEKKVRSLVEPLQPTLIEPCNVQDEAQTRSLFETIKEKWGSFDILIHCLAFAGKEELSGDFSNASRDGYLRAIEISSYSLVQMAGLAKPLLNEGGSLLTMTYLGGVRVVPNYNVMGIAKAALEMNVRYLAAEFGPAQLRVNAVSAGPIRTLASSAVGGILDMIHHVEETAPLRRTVTQTEVGNTAAFLCSDLASGITGQVVYVDAGYEIMGM; translated from the coding sequence ATGCTGGATCTTACCGGAAAAAAAGCTCTTGTTACGGGAATTGCCAACAACCGCTCCATTGCCTGGGGGATTGCCCAACAACTCCACCAAGCTGGGGCCGAACTGGCCATCACCTATCTCCCGGACGATCGCGGTCGTCAGGAAAAGAAAGTCCGCAGCCTCGTCGAACCCCTACAACCGACGCTGATTGAACCCTGTAATGTTCAGGATGAGGCGCAAACTCGCAGCTTATTTGAGACAATTAAGGAGAAATGGGGTAGCTTTGATATCCTGATTCACTGTCTGGCCTTCGCCGGAAAAGAGGAACTCAGCGGCGATTTTAGTAACGCCTCCCGCGACGGCTATCTACGAGCGATTGAGATTAGTTCCTACTCCCTAGTCCAAATGGCGGGCCTGGCCAAGCCGCTGCTGAATGAGGGGGGAAGCCTGCTGACGATGACCTATCTTGGTGGCGTGCGCGTCGTCCCTAATTACAATGTCATGGGAATTGCCAAGGCGGCTTTAGAGATGAATGTGCGCTATCTCGCCGCTGAGTTTGGCCCCGCTCAACTACGGGTTAACGCGGTCTCCGCTGGCCCCATCCGCACTCTGGCTTCCTCCGCCGTTGGGGGAATTCTCGATATGATTCATCATGTGGAGGAAACGGCCCCCCTACGACGCACGGTGACGCAAACGGAAGTGGGGAATACCGCAGCTTTCCTCTGTAGTGATTTGGCCAGTGGCATTACGGGCCAAGTGGTTTATGTGGATGCCGGTTACGAAATTATGGGAATGTAG
- the ntcA gene encoding global nitrogen regulator NtcA has protein sequence MVAMQDKPLAAVFHQMGSGSGAFPPVVENYERGKTIFFPGDPAERVYFLVKGAVKLSRVYEAGEEITVALLRENSVFGVLSLITGHRSDRFYHAVAFTPVELLSVPIEQVEKALKEDPDLSILMLQGLSSRILQTEMMIETLAHRDMGSRLVSFLLILCRDFGLPSSDGITIDLKLSHQAIAEAIGSTRVTVTRLLGDLRQEEMISIHKKKITVHNPVALSQQFT, from the coding sequence ATGGTAGCCATGCAGGACAAACCACTGGCGGCTGTATTTCACCAGATGGGAAGCGGTAGCGGTGCATTTCCACCGGTTGTTGAAAACTATGAACGTGGAAAAACCATCTTTTTTCCCGGCGATCCCGCTGAGCGCGTTTATTTTTTGGTTAAAGGTGCTGTCAAACTCTCTCGCGTCTATGAGGCGGGAGAGGAAATTACGGTGGCACTGTTGCGGGAGAATAGTGTCTTTGGGGTCTTATCTCTGATTACAGGACACCGTTCGGATCGGTTTTACCACGCGGTGGCCTTCACTCCGGTTGAATTGCTCTCGGTTCCCATTGAACAGGTGGAAAAGGCTCTAAAGGAAGATCCAGATTTATCGATTTTGATGTTACAGGGGTTATCCTCTCGGATTTTACAAACGGAGATGATGATCGAAACCTTGGCTCACCGAGATATGGGATCTCGTTTGGTGAGCTTTTTGTTGATTCTCTGTCGGGACTTTGGCCTTCCGAGTTCCGATGGAATTACCATTGATTTGAAGTTATCTCACCAGGCGATCGCCGAGGCGATTGGCTCAACTCGGGTCACTGTCACCCGTTTATTGGGTGATTTGCGCCAGGAAGAGATGATCTCGATTCACAAAAAGAAGATTACCGTGCATAATCCTGTGGCACTGAGTCAACAGTTCACGTAA